A genomic window from Deltaproteobacteria bacterium includes:
- a CDS encoding FtsX-like permease family protein, which yields MFPIPQLPLHSGFLLAMYKDGPALSWIGLMAWRDSRGSRSRLVLATMAITFGVAAFVAISSFRVNVQDAVNQQAKSLLGADLVISSHQSFSSETEEIFSSIGGEQSREVNCASMAYLPKAEATRLVSVRALAGDFPFYGFLEAVPREAAQTFRHGLNALVDDSLLLQFDAQVGDPIKIGDLTLNIVGRLKKIPGEAAAASLIGPRVYIPMEVLERTGLLQKGSRVTYKVYYRLPAQTEVGQLLTPIESKLNALRLESDTVEKRAARVGRVMTNLSRFLSLVGFLALLLGGIGVASTMHVHMKAKLQSIALLHCVGVQTQQTFAIYLLQAVSMGLVGGFLGILLGTSIQTLIPTLLQDLLPVKIDVAISWSALLQGLFISLATTLLFALLPLLSIRQVSPLLALRSAYENDDHPSSRRDPLRLILIGLIFLCIAAFALVHTERWSHGIWFCLGLALTFGLLALVAKILILVVRRYFPSSWPYVWRQGLANLHRPHNQTQTLILALGAGTFFLMTLYLLQQALLQQVIRTNDATQPNLVLFDIQNDQREKIRESVRSLTLPVLHDIPLVTMRLSSVKGRDVADLRSDKALDLAEWALQWEYRATYRDHLLETERLTNGVWQGYVQNGSPVPISLEEEVVRALKVTIGDELVFDVQGVPITTVVSSIRKVDWQRVQTNFFVVFPVGVLESAPQTYALVTKTTSAEQSAALQRTVIQQFSNISAIDLSMLLQTIETILQRISFAVRFMAFFSIAAGLVVLFGAVLTTRAQRRRESALLRVLGASRSQIRQILAIEYLFIGGFAGVAGLVLAFVGSWIITYYLFEVTLVPTLSSFVFALGTVMVVTMLTGMFGSRGVTQRSPLEVLRSEG from the coding sequence TTGTTTCCGATACCGCAACTGCCACTCCACTCCGGGTTCCTTCTCGCCATGTATAAAGACGGCCCCGCACTCTCCTGGATCGGATTGATGGCCTGGCGCGATAGCCGTGGCAGCCGTTCCCGATTGGTGTTGGCAACAATGGCGATCACATTCGGGGTTGCCGCGTTTGTGGCGATCTCCTCTTTTCGTGTCAACGTGCAAGATGCAGTTAATCAACAAGCGAAGTCGTTGCTCGGCGCAGATCTCGTCATTAGCAGTCACCAGTCGTTCTCATCCGAGACGGAAGAAATTTTCTCAAGTATTGGTGGTGAACAATCTCGTGAAGTGAACTGCGCTTCGATGGCGTATCTGCCGAAAGCGGAAGCGACGCGACTCGTCAGCGTACGAGCATTGGCTGGAGATTTTCCTTTCTATGGTTTTCTTGAGGCGGTCCCACGAGAGGCAGCACAAACATTTCGTCATGGGCTGAACGCTTTAGTTGATGACAGTCTGTTACTGCAATTCGATGCACAGGTTGGTGATCCGATTAAGATTGGCGATCTGACACTCAACATTGTCGGGCGATTGAAAAAAATCCCCGGCGAAGCTGCCGCAGCTTCGTTGATTGGTCCGCGCGTCTACATTCCCATGGAGGTATTGGAACGTACCGGCCTGCTGCAGAAAGGTAGTCGGGTAACCTATAAAGTCTATTATCGCCTTCCCGCGCAAACAGAGGTCGGGCAACTACTCACGCCGATCGAGTCGAAGCTCAACGCATTACGTCTAGAGAGTGACACGGTCGAAAAACGCGCAGCGCGGGTCGGCAGAGTGATGACCAATCTCTCCCGTTTTCTCAGCCTGGTTGGCTTCCTCGCGCTTCTGCTTGGTGGCATCGGAGTCGCGAGCACCATGCACGTACACATGAAAGCGAAGTTGCAGTCAATTGCGTTGTTACACTGTGTCGGCGTTCAGACGCAACAAACGTTTGCCATTTATCTGCTGCAAGCTGTGAGTATGGGGCTCGTTGGAGGGTTCTTAGGAATCCTCCTTGGGACAAGTATCCAGACGCTGATTCCTACCTTACTACAGGATCTCTTGCCAGTAAAAATTGACGTTGCCATCTCCTGGAGTGCATTACTGCAAGGGTTATTCATCAGCCTTGCGACAACCCTCTTATTTGCGCTGTTACCGCTCCTCTCCATCCGTCAGGTGTCACCGTTGCTCGCCCTTCGTAGCGCATACGAGAACGACGATCATCCCTCGTCACGTCGCGACCCGCTACGATTGATTCTCATCGGACTGATTTTCCTCTGTATTGCAGCTTTTGCTCTTGTACATACTGAACGGTGGTCGCATGGGATATGGTTTTGTCTTGGTCTTGCGTTGACGTTCGGATTACTCGCTCTCGTTGCGAAGATTCTCATTCTGGTTGTTCGTCGCTATTTCCCGTCTTCGTGGCCCTATGTGTGGCGGCAAGGACTCGCCAACCTCCATCGTCCTCATAATCAGACACAGACGCTTATTTTAGCGCTGGGTGCCGGGACCTTTTTTCTCATGACGCTCTACTTGCTGCAACAAGCGCTCCTTCAGCAGGTAATTCGCACCAACGATGCTACCCAGCCAAATCTCGTCCTGTTTGATATTCAGAATGATCAACGAGAAAAGATTCGTGAAAGTGTTCGCTCTCTAACACTACCGGTGTTACACGACATTCCCTTGGTCACCATGCGTTTGTCATCAGTCAAAGGGCGAGATGTCGCCGATCTGCGTAGTGACAAAGCCCTCGACTTGGCTGAGTGGGCACTGCAGTGGGAGTATCGCGCAACCTACCGTGACCATTTGCTGGAAACCGAGAGGCTCACCAATGGCGTGTGGCAAGGATACGTACAGAACGGAAGTCCAGTACCCATCTCGTTGGAAGAGGAAGTTGTCCGAGCACTAAAAGTGACTATTGGTGACGAACTCGTCTTTGACGTACAAGGGGTTCCGATCACTACGGTTGTTAGCAGCATCCGTAAAGTAGACTGGCAGCGAGTGCAGACGAACTTTTTTGTCGTCTTTCCAGTTGGTGTGCTGGAGTCAGCACCACAAACATACGCACTGGTGACAAAGACAACCTCAGCGGAACAGTCAGCGGCACTGCAACGAACGGTTATTCAGCAGTTTTCCAACATTTCCGCCATTGACCTTAGCATGCTGCTACAAACGATCGAAACGATACTGCAACGAATTTCTTTCGCTGTGCGCTTTATGGCATTTTTCAGTATCGCTGCCGGCCTGGTCGTACTATTTGGTGCCGTTCTGACCACACGCGCCCAGCGACGCCGAGAAAGCGCACTGCTCCGTGTACTCGGCGCCTCTCGCAGTCAGATTCGTCAAATTCTCGCGATCGAGTATCTTTTTATTGGCGGGTTTGCAGGTGTAGCTGGCTTAGTGCTCGCATTCGTTGGTAGTTGGATAATCACGTACTATCTGTTTGAGGTGACTCTGGTGCCAACGCTCAGTTCATTCGTGTTCGCACTCGGAACAGTGATGGTAGTCACTATGTTAACCGGCATGTTCGGGAGTCGCGGGGTCACCCAACGTTCACCGTTAGAAGTGTTGCGGAGTGAAGGGTGA
- a CDS encoding DUF488 domain-containing protein — protein sequence MLFFTIGYGGRQPQQFLHLLRSHGVKTVVDVRLRPDRASMGVYSQAKSPEKGIQGLLRQGEIDYLSLIELGNLFRDNERWRERYRLLLERVGDLLTERLISVAPPFCLLCAEQQVSDCHRLMIAEYLVQHGWEGEHIE from the coding sequence ATGCTATTTTTCACTATTGGGTATGGTGGACGACAACCGCAACAATTCCTGCACCTCCTCCGTTCACATGGCGTCAAAACCGTTGTGGATGTTCGCTTGCGTCCAGACCGGGCGAGCATGGGTGTGTACTCGCAAGCCAAATCACCGGAGAAAGGCATCCAAGGACTACTTCGGCAAGGCGAGATCGACTACCTTTCCCTAATCGAACTGGGCAATCTATTCCGTGACAACGAACGTTGGCGTGAGCGCTACCGTCTTCTCCTTGAGCGGGTCGGAGATCTGTTGACCGAACGCTTGATCTCCGTCGCACCGCCGTTTTGTTTGCTGTGTGCTGAACAGCAAGTGAGTGATTGTCATCGGCTGATGATTGCCGAATATCTCGTACAACATGGGTGGGAAGGAGAGCATATTGAATAG
- a CDS encoding SEL1-like repeat protein produces the protein MSASLPENSKRNPFHVYVASGGVILLVLMVLSVWWTDSPEDDYARVETRSYTAGDNRQETTSEIPDSADVQQDRESPPAQQQITAAAKDVEMQYRRGQQYLRGEGVSANAEEAAKWFRRAAEQGHADAQYDLAVLYGNGQGVPRDYTEALRWLHKAAEQDQAAAINEIGRFYDEGWGVAQNIAEAIKWYRKAADHGNAWGQFNLGLSYSTGKGIQQDDAQAAQWYRKAAAQNHVYAQTNLGQLYQDGRGVTQNYAQAAQLYQRAAEAGDAMAQANLGIMYEGGHGVTQDLAQAARWYRAAAEQGNRIAQYNFGVLLETGKGLPQDLAQAAKWYQKSATQGHAGAQNALGDFYDRGMGGMPKDRAQAIAWYSKASAQGRKDAQENLKRLGVQAEAEG, from the coding sequence GTGAGCGCTTCTCTACCGGAAAACAGCAAGCGCAACCCTTTTCACGTGTATGTGGCCTCTGGAGGAGTCATTCTCCTTGTACTCATGGTGCTCAGCGTATGGTGGACGGATTCGCCAGAGGATGACTATGCACGAGTCGAGACTCGTTCTTATACTGCGGGCGACAACCGACAAGAAACTACTAGTGAAATTCCTGACTCTGCAGACGTGCAACAAGATCGTGAATCTCCACCAGCACAGCAGCAGATCACCGCGGCAGCAAAAGACGTCGAGATGCAGTATCGTCGCGGCCAGCAATACCTGCGAGGTGAAGGCGTCTCAGCAAATGCAGAAGAAGCTGCCAAGTGGTTTCGCCGAGCCGCCGAACAAGGTCACGCTGACGCGCAATACGATCTAGCCGTACTGTATGGGAACGGCCAAGGTGTACCTCGGGACTATACTGAGGCGCTGCGCTGGCTCCATAAGGCAGCGGAACAAGACCAGGCGGCGGCAATAAATGAAATTGGTCGTTTCTACGACGAAGGCTGGGGCGTAGCGCAAAATATCGCTGAAGCAATCAAGTGGTATCGTAAGGCCGCCGATCACGGCAATGCGTGGGGTCAGTTCAATTTAGGGCTCTCGTACAGCACCGGCAAAGGCATCCAACAGGACGATGCACAAGCAGCGCAATGGTATCGTAAAGCCGCTGCACAGAACCACGTCTATGCCCAAACCAATCTTGGCCAACTGTATCAAGATGGTCGAGGAGTGACGCAGAACTATGCGCAAGCTGCCCAGTTATACCAGCGTGCCGCCGAAGCAGGAGATGCTATGGCCCAAGCGAACCTCGGAATTATGTACGAAGGCGGACACGGAGTGACACAGGATCTCGCGCAAGCTGCGAGGTGGTATCGTGCCGCCGCCGAGCAAGGCAACCGGATCGCACAGTACAACTTCGGCGTTCTTCTCGAAACCGGCAAAGGCCTGCCGCAAGACCTGGCACAGGCAGCGAAGTGGTATCAAAAGTCCGCAACCCAAGGACATGCCGGAGCACAAAATGCGCTCGGGGATTTCTATGATCGTGGTATGGGCGGCATGCCAAAGGATAGAGCACAAGCCATTGCGTGGTACAGCAAAGCCAGCGCGCAGGGTCGTAAGGATGCGCAAGAAAATCTCAAACGATTAGGTGTCCAAGCAGAGGCGGAAGGATAA
- a CDS encoding polyhydroxybutyrate depolymerase has product MANREGFLVVYPFGTSRFQRRLLTWNAGTCCAFAQRNNIDDVGLVVTLLKDLAQRVSVDHTRVYATGMSNGAMMSYRLAAEISERIAAIAPVAGSMVVTSFAPSQPMPIMHFHSVDDPRALYRGGLGPRFPFLTRVMHPAVETSLQRWIRYNECATQPQVEPTIQGAVQGLDTTHTATKFIYASCRAGVEIVLWKLTGAGHVWPGAGPKFPEWLLGPPSQVISASEEMWQFFRRFSRPEAPRL; this is encoded by the coding sequence ATTGCCAACCGAGAAGGCTTTCTTGTCGTCTATCCCTTCGGAACTAGCCGTTTCCAGCGCCGCTTGCTGACCTGGAATGCTGGAACTTGCTGTGCCTTTGCCCAACGCAATAACATTGATGATGTGGGACTTGTCGTGACCTTACTCAAGGATCTTGCTCAACGCGTCTCGGTCGATCATACCCGCGTCTATGCGACCGGCATGTCCAACGGAGCCATGATGAGTTATCGCCTTGCTGCCGAAATTTCTGAACGTATCGCTGCGATCGCGCCAGTGGCGGGAAGTATGGTGGTCACCTCCTTTGCTCCCAGCCAGCCAATGCCGATCATGCACTTTCATAGTGTCGATGATCCACGCGCACTCTACAGGGGCGGGTTGGGCCCCAGGTTTCCTTTCCTTACACGGGTCATGCACCCGGCAGTTGAAACCTCACTGCAACGGTGGATACGGTACAATGAATGCGCGACCCAGCCACAGGTCGAGCCGACCATACAGGGGGCAGTGCAAGGATTGGATACGACTCATACGGCAACGAAGTTCATCTACGCCTCCTGTCGCGCTGGGGTGGAAATCGTGTTGTGGAAATTAACTGGCGCCGGGCACGTATGGCCAGGAGCTGGACCAAAGTTTCCAGAATGGCTCCTTGGACCGCCATCCCAAGTCATTAGCGCCTCAGAGGAGATGTGGCAGTTTTTTCGCCGCTTCTCACGGCCTGAGGCGCCTCGTCTTTAA
- a CDS encoding DNA mismatch repair protein MutS yields the protein MNPALVNDPKSEYQQRRQHWQAEASRLDRQHLTLGNIRLLIFLSGVAVWWFAVRPGLLPGWWLGLPLVVFFALVLFHQGVRTRARLAKRAVTFYDQGVARLEDRWAGKGQQGTEFLDEHHPYAQDLDLFGKGSLFELLCTARTRGGEATLAAWLCAPASLDEVRARHTAVTELRPRLDLRETVALLGEDVRAGLHPEELTAWAQAPVLSSLAVKRILAFVLAGLVVFTLLGQVVFGWGPVWFLAALLLKFAFEISLRPWMRQAGIGVTHALRDLTLISQLLGHLEAERFVSPRLVSLCSALHTSNQPPSRQITRLRQRIALLESAKNQLFIPIAFLLLWDTQIMLAIEAWRVKYGPAIARWLHALGEFEAFCALASYAYEHPHDPYPDLIAQGPRLDAEEMGHPLLPRTQCVRNTLKLGDELRVILISGSNMSGKSTMLRTVGINIVLALAGAPVCARHLRLSPLAIGATLRVQDSLQSGSSRFYAEISRLRQLMDLANGPLPLLFLLDEILHGTNSHDRRIGAEGLIKGFLNRNAIGLVTTHDLALTQLVETLAPRATNVCFEDQLVDGKLVFDYRMRPGIVSKSNALALMRSVGLEV from the coding sequence ATGAACCCTGCTCTTGTGAACGATCCGAAATCAGAGTACCAGCAACGGCGACAACACTGGCAAGCCGAAGCCTCACGTCTCGACCGCCAACACCTCACCTTAGGCAACATCCGCCTCCTTATCTTCCTGAGTGGGGTTGCCGTATGGTGGTTCGCCGTTCGTCCTGGCCTTCTTCCCGGATGGTGGCTCGGCCTGCCGCTTGTCGTGTTTTTTGCGCTGGTATTGTTCCACCAAGGTGTACGCACTAGAGCACGCCTCGCCAAACGTGCAGTCACATTCTATGACCAGGGCGTAGCGCGACTAGAAGATCGCTGGGCAGGAAAAGGACAACAGGGCACCGAGTTCCTCGACGAGCATCATCCATACGCCCAAGATCTCGACCTTTTTGGCAAAGGCTCACTCTTTGAGTTGCTCTGTACTGCACGTACACGTGGGGGTGAAGCCACACTTGCGGCGTGGCTTTGTGCTCCTGCCTCGCTAGACGAAGTTCGTGCTCGACACACAGCGGTGACAGAACTCCGTCCACGACTTGATTTACGAGAAACCGTTGCACTCCTTGGTGAAGATGTCCGTGCCGGTCTTCATCCTGAAGAATTGACTGCCTGGGCACAGGCTCCAGTGTTGTCTTCACTCGCGGTGAAACGCATTCTTGCGTTCGTGCTAGCCGGACTCGTCGTGTTCACTTTACTCGGGCAAGTGGTGTTCGGCTGGGGGCCAGTGTGGTTTCTGGCCGCGTTGTTGCTGAAGTTCGCCTTTGAGATTTCCCTGCGCCCATGGATGCGACAAGCTGGGATAGGTGTCACTCATGCGCTTCGTGACCTGACATTGATCTCGCAACTGCTTGGACATCTCGAAGCAGAACGATTCGTTAGCCCGCGACTCGTCTCGCTCTGTTCAGCGTTGCATACCAGTAACCAGCCTCCATCTCGGCAAATCACCCGCCTACGTCAGCGGATCGCGTTGCTGGAGTCGGCCAAAAACCAGCTCTTTATTCCTATCGCATTCTTGCTGTTGTGGGACACGCAGATCATGCTGGCGATCGAAGCCTGGCGTGTGAAATATGGGCCGGCAATTGCTCGGTGGCTGCATGCCCTCGGCGAGTTTGAAGCGTTCTGCGCTCTGGCAAGTTACGCGTACGAACATCCTCACGATCCATACCCAGACCTCATCGCTCAAGGTCCGCGCCTTGATGCAGAGGAGATGGGCCATCCACTCTTACCGAGAACACAGTGTGTGAGAAATACGCTCAAACTCGGTGATGAGCTGCGGGTTATCCTCATCAGCGGCTCCAATATGTCAGGCAAAAGCACGATGTTACGAACGGTGGGCATCAACATCGTGCTGGCCCTGGCTGGGGCACCGGTCTGTGCGCGACACTTACGACTATCCCCTCTGGCTATTGGTGCCACACTACGAGTGCAAGACTCGCTGCAGTCCGGGAGTTCGCGCTTTTATGCGGAGATCTCACGCTTGCGGCAGCTCATGGATCTAGCCAACGGTCCATTACCATTGCTTTTCCTCCTCGATGAAATTCTGCATGGCACCAACTCGCATGATCGCCGCATTGGCGCCGAGGGATTGATCAAAGGGTTCCTCAACCGTAACGCAATCGGGTTGGTTACCACACATGATCTTGCACTCACGCAGCTCGTCGAGACACTGGCACCGCGAGCCACTAATGTTTGCTTTGAAGATCAACTCGTCGACGGCAAGTTGGTTTTTGATTATCGCATGCGTCCGGGGATTGTCTCCAAAAGCAATGCCTTAGCACTGATGCGTTCGGTTGGATTGGAAGTCTAA
- a CDS encoding aminoglycoside phosphotransferase family protein encodes MKEAPLPRMTTSTSSREMTCPFDQQQLAHAFAPLMQGSGTLHLDEVLAGNINTIVKLAWNNQRYGLRIRTQETVYRYEPDLVKEAFVSQLLSNRGTDPQDKAIAAVFAELRSAQRGFISHYPSVLPVVRYFDWSRQRLPHPYCIYEWVDGAPLWDIPEPELYAQTGQTLAQIHDVKFSAFYADFPSVGVQPVSWPERFSAALAKEAQGASNRLPSSLVEQLQQLKLPAGNTVRPCLVHNDFAPGNILVRDRQVAAVIDWDNAVIDVPHLDFVKMKYWTAKDTQGELTHHPVLFAAFVDGYGPSGREMVSSPVFRLYEILWLLRVFNFERSKEEQGLPRAPGYPAAAMYEKHLRSILYQ; translated from the coding sequence ATGAAAGAGGCTCCCTTACCCCGCATGACTACCAGTACCTCATCAAGAGAGATGACCTGTCCTTTTGATCAGCAGCAACTTGCCCACGCGTTTGCACCGTTAATGCAAGGTTCGGGAACACTGCACTTGGACGAGGTTCTTGCGGGGAACATCAATACCATCGTCAAGCTCGCATGGAACAACCAGCGATATGGATTACGGATTCGTACCCAGGAAACGGTATATCGGTATGAGCCAGATCTGGTGAAAGAAGCGTTTGTCTCTCAGCTACTTAGCAATCGTGGCACCGATCCCCAGGATAAGGCGATTGCAGCAGTTTTTGCCGAATTGCGATCAGCACAACGCGGCTTCATCTCTCACTATCCATCCGTTCTTCCTGTGGTGCGCTACTTCGACTGGTCACGCCAACGACTCCCTCATCCTTATTGCATCTATGAATGGGTAGACGGAGCACCCTTATGGGACATTCCCGAGCCCGAACTCTACGCGCAGACCGGCCAGACGCTCGCGCAGATTCACGACGTGAAATTCTCCGCCTTCTACGCAGACTTTCCGTCTGTCGGTGTACAGCCAGTGAGTTGGCCAGAACGATTCTCTGCGGCTCTTGCGAAGGAAGCGCAGGGCGCCAGCAACCGACTCCCAAGTTCACTGGTCGAGCAACTTCAGCAACTCAAACTTCCAGCCGGCAATACCGTTCGTCCATGTTTGGTACACAACGATTTTGCACCGGGAAACATTCTTGTGCGCGACCGACAAGTCGCAGCAGTCATTGATTGGGACAACGCGGTCATTGACGTACCACACCTCGATTTTGTCAAGATGAAATACTGGACCGCCAAGGATACACAAGGGGAACTGACGCATCATCCAGTGTTATTTGCGGCTTTTGTTGACGGCTATGGACCCAGTGGGCGCGAGATGGTTTCTTCTCCCGTGTTTAGACTCTACGAAATCTTATGGTTGCTGCGCGTGTTCAACTTCGAGCGTTCAAAAGAGGAACAAGGATTACCACGTGCGCCAGGGTACCCTGCGGCAGCGATGTATGAGAAGCACCTCCGATCCATACTATATCAGTGA
- a CDS encoding SDR family oxidoreductase, translated as MTTLNGQVALVTGGARGIGRGIALALAQAGADVAVSDLEHIASTAQQYTNAAIGGFTEAQKTAEEITKLGRRSLAIQADVRKKDDNERMIKETVSRLGRLDILVCNAGVVSVAAIAEMSEEMWDLTFDVNVKGVFLSCQAAIPAMKTNGKGCIINIASIAGKNGSAGLAHYCSSKFAVVGFSNSLAKELSATNIRVNAICPGILRTQMWEYLAEKFKRSDESKEDAWNRYIKGMIPLGRPQTPEDIGQLAVYLASAPNVTGQAINVDGGIEMH; from the coding sequence ATGACAACATTGAATGGACAGGTCGCGCTCGTGACGGGCGGTGCACGGGGGATTGGTCGAGGTATTGCTTTAGCACTAGCGCAAGCTGGAGCTGATGTGGCTGTTTCTGATCTCGAACACATTGCCAGCACAGCGCAGCAATACACGAACGCTGCGATTGGTGGTTTTACCGAAGCGCAGAAGACGGCTGAGGAGATTACTAAACTCGGGCGTCGCTCGCTGGCGATTCAAGCCGATGTGCGTAAGAAGGACGATAATGAGCGCATGATCAAAGAGACGGTGAGTCGCTTAGGGAGACTCGATATCCTGGTGTGTAATGCGGGCGTGGTCAGCGTCGCGGCGATTGCCGAGATGAGCGAGGAAATGTGGGATCTGACGTTTGATGTGAACGTCAAAGGGGTCTTTCTCTCATGCCAGGCGGCAATTCCTGCGATGAAAACCAACGGGAAAGGTTGCATCATCAACATCGCCTCGATTGCCGGGAAGAACGGCTCGGCTGGATTGGCGCATTACTGTTCATCGAAGTTTGCCGTGGTCGGTTTCTCGAATTCGCTGGCCAAGGAACTTTCCGCGACAAACATCCGGGTGAATGCGATCTGTCCTGGCATTTTGCGTACACAAATGTGGGAATATCTGGCCGAGAAATTCAAACGTTCCGATGAATCCAAAGAAGATGCTTGGAATCGCTATATCAAAGGGATGATCCCGCTTGGTCGTCCGCAGACGCCAGAAGATATTGGGCAACTCGCCGTGTATCTGGCTTCAGCACCAAATGTGACTGGGCAAGCGATCAATGTCGATGGCGGGATTGAGATGCATTAA
- a CDS encoding cyclase family protein, translating into MPEKYTLDQVKALALRYKNWGKWGQNDQIGTLNYITPEKVVEAAKLVKQGKTISLAIPFDDKGPQTGSFGRFNPIHFMLQDGCDVVAGAQNHLPNIRYSDDAVTMPLQCATQWDALSHIMYEDKMYNGYSAAEVTSSGAKKNGIENATNKIITRGVLLDIPRYKSKQWLDPGEAIYPADLDGAAAMGKVSVGKGDIVIIRTGQIGQVRSRGSWGDYSGGPAPGLGVACASWLCEKQVAGYATDTWGTEVIPNETPEIFQPLHMILIVHAGMLVGEIFDLEGIAADCAKDGVYEFMFVAPPLPITGAVGSPVNPQAIK; encoded by the coding sequence ATGCCAGAAAAATACACACTCGACCAAGTGAAAGCACTTGCGCTGAGGTACAAAAACTGGGGTAAATGGGGACAGAATGATCAGATCGGTACGCTCAATTACATCACACCAGAAAAAGTTGTCGAAGCTGCGAAGCTCGTGAAACAAGGAAAAACGATCTCGCTCGCTATTCCGTTCGATGACAAAGGGCCACAAACTGGTTCGTTCGGGCGCTTCAATCCTATTCATTTCATGTTACAAGACGGCTGCGATGTCGTTGCTGGTGCGCAAAACCATCTACCGAACATTCGCTACTCTGACGATGCGGTGACGATGCCATTACAGTGCGCGACCCAATGGGATGCACTGTCGCACATCATGTACGAAGACAAGATGTACAATGGCTATTCTGCGGCTGAAGTGACGAGCAGTGGAGCCAAGAAGAACGGCATCGAAAACGCCACCAACAAGATTATTACTCGTGGTGTTTTACTCGACATTCCCCGTTACAAGAGCAAACAGTGGCTTGATCCAGGTGAAGCCATTTACCCCGCCGATCTCGATGGCGCTGCGGCTATGGGTAAAGTTAGCGTCGGTAAAGGCGACATCGTCATCATCCGCACTGGCCAGATTGGCCAGGTTCGTTCACGTGGGAGTTGGGGAGATTACAGTGGCGGTCCAGCGCCAGGTTTAGGAGTGGCTTGCGCATCGTGGTTATGCGAAAAGCAAGTCGCTGGATATGCGACTGATACCTGGGGGACAGAAGTCATTCCCAACGAGACCCCGGAAATCTTCCAACCTCTACATATGATTCTCATTGTCCATGCGGGCATGTTAGTCGGGGAAATTTTTGACCTTGAGGGAATTGCTGCTGATTGTGCCAAAGATGGTGTGTACGAATTTATGTTTGTTGCTCCCCCGCTTCCTATCACTGGAGCAGTCGGATCGCCCGTCAATCCACAAGCGATCAAGTAA
- a CDS encoding methionyl-tRNA formyltransferase has translation MRLVFMGTPDFAVPSLQALIESGDPVVGVFTQPDQPSGRGMAMHAPPVKILAESQGLPVFQPTKLRVPGVLEQLQAWQPDLIVVAAYGKILPNSILDLPPRGCINVHASLLPKYRGAGPIQWAIARGETETGITIMRISEQMDSGDILLQKVIAITAHDTGGSLHDKLARLGAVALTEALQLLKQGQLPARPQNEAGVTYAPLITKENGRIDWSREAVVIERHIRAFNPWPSAYTTVNGKLLKVFAAQVELQARSTSLAPGSIIEVTPIGPIIATGAGALILTEVQLEGKKRLPIQDFLRGYPLSPGLILGN, from the coding sequence ATGCGTCTCGTCTTCATGGGTACGCCCGACTTCGCCGTGCCGTCTTTACAAGCGTTGATTGAGAGCGGCGACCCGGTTGTTGGCGTTTTCACTCAGCCTGATCAACCTTCGGGTCGTGGCATGGCTATGCACGCGCCGCCAGTAAAGATATTAGCCGAGTCGCAAGGTCTTCCAGTTTTCCAGCCGACGAAGCTTCGTGTCCCTGGAGTTCTTGAACAACTCCAGGCCTGGCAGCCAGACCTCATTGTTGTTGCCGCCTACGGCAAAATCCTGCCGAACTCGATTCTCGACCTTCCACCTCGCGGATGCATCAACGTCCATGCCTCGCTCCTCCCGAAATACCGAGGGGCGGGCCCTATTCAATGGGCCATCGCACGAGGGGAAACCGAGACCGGCATCACTATCATGCGTATCAGCGAACAGATGGATTCGGGCGATATCTTGCTACAAAAGGTAATTGCGATTACCGCCCATGACACTGGTGGCAGCTTGCATGACAAGCTTGCTCGGCTTGGAGCCGTAGCGCTCACTGAGGCGCTGCAACTCTTGAAGCAAGGACAACTGCCTGCACGTCCACAAAACGAAGCCGGGGTCACCTACGCTCCGCTCATCACGAAAGAAAATGGCCGCATTGACTGGAGCCGCGAGGCGGTGGTTATCGAACGACACATCCGCGCCTTCAATCCGTGGCCATCAGCGTATACGACCGTCAATGGGAAACTGCTAAAAGTTTTTGCTGCTCAAGTCGAACTGCAAGCCCGAAGCACCTCTCTTGCTCCAGGCTCGATTATCGAAGTGACTCCTATCGGTCCTATCATTGCAACAGGCGCCGGCGCGCTGATCCTCACTGAGGTGCAACTCGAGGGTAAGAAACGATTACCGATTCAAGACTTTCTGCGAGGATACCCGCTCTCGCCGGGGCTGATTCTTGGGAATTAA